The Cucumis melo cultivar AY chromosome 6, USDA_Cmelo_AY_1.0, whole genome shotgun sequence genome includes a region encoding these proteins:
- the LOC107990967 gene encoding sesquiterpene synthase 2-like: MEIFNKFTDEREKFKESIAKDEVGLLSLYEASHLRTKGENILDEALAFTTTHLQAMAMDSNCPFSEEAKYALKWPIYKAVPRFMARQNTSLHHNNPLKTNNVLLTFAKLDYNSLQKLYHKELVLNVYRWWKDHKLKELLPFARIRVVEIYVWASGVRYEPKYCNTRRTLAKIITFISVIDDMYDVYATLDELQLFTDAIQRWDVSCIEKLPNYMKGLYETIIEVYEEIEQDICKDNNTPFAFDYAKEALKSLCKAYLMEATWFNQGYIPTMEEYMKVSITSAAYYVITSISFLTLGNNVASKQVYEWAQTDPILLRSTGVIGRILNDMASHKFEQERGHVASAVECYMKEYGVSEEEAIIELEKEVGTAWKDVTEDYTKSSLKFPNVILECVLNVARLSDFFYKEVDGYTFADAEIKHFIDLMLTHPVPI, from the exons ATGG AGATATTCAATAAGTTTACAGATGAAAGGGAAAAATTCAAAGAATCAATTGCAAAGGATGAAGTTGGTTTATTAAGTTTGTATGAAGCATCCCACTTGAGAACGAAGGGAGAAAATATATTAGATGAAGCATTAGCTTTCACAACTACTCATCTTCAAGCAATGGCCATGGATTCCAACTGTCCATTCTCTGAGGAAGCCAAATATGCATTGAAGTGGCCAATTTATAAAGCTGTGCCAAGGTTTATGGCTAGGCAAAATACTTCTCTCCATCACAACAATCCATTGAAGACAAATAATGTTTTGCTCACTTTTGCAAAGTTGGACTACAATTCTCTCCAAAAACTTTACCACAAAGAATTGG TTCTAAATGTATATAGGTGGTGGAAAGATCACAAGTTGAAGGAGCTATTACCTTTTGCACGAATTAGAGTGGTGGAGATCTATGTTTGGGCATCGGGAGTTCGATATGAACCAAAATACTGTAATACTAGAAGAACATTAGCCAAAATTATTACTTTTATATCTGTTATTGATGATATGTATGATGTCTATGCCACACTTGATGAACTTCAACTATTCACCGATGCCATTCAAAG GTGGGATGTGAGTTGCATTGAGAAGCTCCCAAATTACATGAAAGGACTTTATGAAACTATAATTGAAGTTTATGAAGAGATTGAACAAGATATTTGCAAGGATAATAATACTCCATTTGCATTTGATTATGCAAAAGAAGCG TTGAAAAGTCTATGCAAAGCTTACTTAATGGAGGCTACATGGTTCAATCAAGGTTATATACCAACAATGGAGGAATACATGAAAGTTTCCATCACTTCTGCAGCCTACTATGTTATTACTTCAATTTCCTTCCTTACTTTAGGAAATAATGTTGCTTCAAAACAGGTCTATGAATGGGCTCAAACTGACCCTATTCTTCTTAGATCAACTGGTGTAATTGGCAGGATCCTCAATGACATGGCTTCTCACAAG TTTGAACAAGAGCGAGGACATGTGGCTTCTGCAGTCGAATGTTACATGAAAGAATATGGAGTATCAGAAGAAGAAGCCATAATTGAATTAGAAAAGGAAGTTGGAACAGCATGGAAAGATGTGACAGAAGATTACACAAAATCTTCATTGAAGTTTCCAAATGTGATCCTCGAATGTGTGTTGAACGTTGCAAGACTTTCAGATTTCTTTTATAAGGAAGTAGATGGTTACACATTTGCTGATGCAGAAATCAAACATTTTATTGACTTGATGCTTACTCACCCTGTCCCAATTTGA